In Micromonospora sp. NBC_01813, the following are encoded in one genomic region:
- a CDS encoding sigma-70 family RNA polymerase sigma factor, translated as MTDDDALRELYQTQAPSLLGYVVRLTNGDRHRAEDILQETLLRAWRHPEARSDDGRWRRQWLFTVARNLAIDYLRTARQTQPVDERADPDNPVERMLDAAEVRAAVAALPDRLRGVLIEVYLRDRSGAEAAESLGIPVGTVKSRLFHALRALRQELTDRGFHLE; from the coding sequence TTGACGGACGATGATGCGCTGCGCGAGCTCTACCAGACCCAGGCGCCATCGCTGTTGGGCTATGTCGTGCGCCTCACCAACGGCGATCGGCACCGCGCGGAGGACATCCTGCAGGAGACGTTGCTGCGGGCGTGGCGGCACCCGGAAGCTCGGTCCGATGACGGCCGATGGCGCCGGCAGTGGTTGTTCACGGTGGCCAGGAACCTCGCCATCGACTACCTGCGGACCGCCCGACAGACACAGCCGGTGGACGAGCGAGCGGACCCGGACAACCCGGTCGAGCGGATGCTCGACGCGGCCGAGGTGCGGGCGGCGGTCGCGGCGCTGCCCGACCGGCTGCGGGGCGTGCTGATCGAGGTCTACCTCCGGGACCGATCGGGTGCGGAGGCGGCCGAGTCGCTGGGCATCCCCGTCGGCACGGTCAAGTCCCGCCTGTTCCACGCGTTACGGGCGCTCCGCCAGGAACTCACCGACCGGGGCTTCCATCTCGAGTGA
- a CDS encoding DUF1996 domain-containing protein, with the protein MSYVDPDPTMEAEMTPSTPAPTKWIAGRWRYSLVAAILAGTVAMVSWSVVGPWRLTAGAETETPIPPGSPVTASSTEGSHWSPSAAPGTPDPGTPKPGTPGPSSSHGDHGPGPGDYVLADPPVTGVVPSRANPPRKAHREFQANCAVSHRKSDDPIVFPNQAGASHNHTFMGNTTTDAASTTESLLAGGTLCRVPGDRSGYWMPTVFDGDTAVLPVGPQVIYYKSGVRDYTSVRPFPVGLRFLVGSPTTTAAQFAASPAYQKGWECGDSYDNVDFPATCPAGTQLNIRMQAPSCWDGRHLDTPDHVSHMVYPVDGVCPDSHPVAVPMIEFKMAFPVSGDMSQVELASGRGFSFHYDFYNAWETPVLAALVTHCINAGRQCDARGYSQFDPAAGAALDETYQLPGSRTALNRAGWTAGSSLSGDAAGPARMLDGDPGTRWTSGAPMTRGMAIMVDMAAVRPVSQIALRSTGADHPRAYEVYLSTDGVSWTGPVASGPGVSELTVASFDQRSARYIRVAQTGSSTSWWSISEFVVYD; encoded by the coding sequence GTGTCCTACGTCGACCCCGACCCCACCATGGAGGCGGAAATGACCCCCTCGACCCCGGCACCCACCAAGTGGATCGCCGGACGCTGGCGATACTCCCTGGTGGCCGCGATCCTGGCCGGTACGGTCGCGATGGTGTCCTGGTCCGTCGTCGGACCGTGGCGGCTGACGGCCGGTGCCGAAACCGAAACGCCGATCCCACCGGGTAGCCCGGTGACCGCCTCGTCGACCGAGGGCAGCCACTGGTCGCCGTCGGCCGCACCTGGCACGCCGGACCCGGGTACGCCGAAGCCCGGCACGCCCGGTCCGAGTTCCTCACACGGCGACCACGGGCCCGGCCCGGGTGACTACGTGCTGGCCGATCCCCCGGTGACCGGGGTGGTCCCGTCCCGGGCGAATCCGCCGCGTAAGGCCCACCGCGAGTTCCAGGCCAACTGCGCGGTCAGCCACCGTAAGTCGGACGACCCGATCGTCTTCCCGAACCAGGCGGGGGCCTCGCACAACCACACCTTCATGGGCAACACCACGACGGACGCGGCGAGTACCACCGAGTCGTTGCTGGCCGGCGGCACCCTGTGCCGGGTGCCGGGGGACCGCTCCGGCTACTGGATGCCGACCGTGTTCGACGGTGACACCGCGGTCCTGCCGGTCGGACCGCAGGTCATCTACTACAAGAGCGGAGTGCGCGACTACACCAGCGTCCGCCCGTTCCCGGTCGGCCTGCGGTTCCTGGTCGGTAGTCCGACGACCACCGCCGCCCAGTTCGCCGCCTCGCCGGCATACCAGAAGGGTTGGGAGTGCGGCGACAGCTACGACAACGTCGACTTCCCGGCGACCTGCCCGGCGGGCACCCAGTTGAACATCCGGATGCAGGCACCCAGTTGCTGGGACGGGCGGCATCTCGACACCCCCGACCACGTCAGCCACATGGTCTATCCGGTGGACGGTGTCTGCCCGGACAGCCACCCGGTGGCGGTCCCGATGATCGAGTTCAAGATGGCCTTCCCGGTCAGCGGCGACATGTCGCAGGTGGAGCTCGCCAGCGGCCGCGGGTTCTCCTTCCACTACGACTTCTACAACGCCTGGGAGACGCCGGTCCTGGCCGCCCTGGTCACCCACTGCATCAACGCCGGACGTCAGTGCGACGCCCGTGGCTATTCCCAGTTCGACCCGGCCGCCGGGGCGGCGCTGGACGAGACGTACCAACTGCCGGGCAGCCGTACGGCGTTGAACCGGGCAGGTTGGACCGCTGGGTCGTCGCTGTCGGGCGACGCGGCCGGGCCGGCAAGAATGCTCGACGGTGACCCCGGCACGAGGTGGACCAGCGGCGCCCCGATGACCCGTGGGATGGCGATCATGGTCGACATGGCGGCAGTCCGGCCGGTGAGCCAGATCGCCCTGCGCAGCACCGGTGCCGACCACCCACGTGCGTACGAGGTGTACCTGTCCACCGACGGTGTGTCCTGGACCGGACCGGTGGCCAGCGGGCCGGGCGTCAGTGAGTTGACCGTGGCATCGTTCGACCAGCGCTCCGCCCGGTACATCAGGGTCGCGCAGACCGGATCCAGCACCAGTTGGTGGTCGATCTCGGAGTTCGTCGTCTACGACTAG
- a CDS encoding discoidin domain-containing protein → MNRPVTSGSATLRWLSDTVAIVGAPDDGAIAEMARSIPTVAGVVTVVGHLGRPQAWQAVAEALPIAVPPRTSALLAVAGAGAPDDTGRVPAAVLAEQLGSDVLAPAGRLLLVPGAALFAVDGFRRFAPAAEPVAAGLRHPTPGWAADIDALPAGGDPGLVRVAIPAGVWVHPHVPDLAAPGLDDLAYAIPVDVDRPVLLVGRPGCPPPEVDEVLAVVDALPARLRTRLIVVPYGSGAQVCRELTQTLSDRWRCTVTMSTGLPTLDAGDRPISLAVETDPSRCWPQPVRQLAFPPSGVPRPVGPVDALASLAPAGSAPAEVATYRLNERWVVEAVQCGLWVRPPFVGRHGPAVRARAWQPGRLEIVVGVPGVSPSDDVRPVLHELLARLPAAARQRVVVTPPEVAVELGLGPRPGHDTPDIALVDDGSPDWWRTDPRLFTVLVGAADGDRMVTQAGEVGPSELGELVAAHGERGGRPILLISADPVPREFCQRLADQVQAVVISGGPSDDGWLAVPPRRTGRDESGPIRVPGPFPFLDHDLAAIAEDPVPVLANPSQPAGGGARATLDLRIKQGTDGAAREQDDAGPPAAAVTPSPLLVVGRGPDAERPFRLFGIPAGVWFVATAVATQRPEWTHRDCLIRLDVEEIDQANLQLLANYLGAELTVPADRLRDHPTGGEGSERWQVHPRRPESVAGDPGRAQAELRRTGQLDLTAGIARAIALRGLPGIAVPADLPEQATAELPDGAATPDADDVPAEPDLPAKPHGIEPSTGSAGLDADAADRPDGDAVDRLDDDAADRLDDDAADRPDGGSPLAQQAAPALFWRLPDPPADAVRPAEVFRPATALPPAAVTEPLTEVNPTWGPTLQLPVADPPPVDTMTPSLSEPMVRSQSEPMVRSQSEPMVRSQSEPMVRSRSEPMMPTVPTVPIRLPTPDAPSKVVPSRRNLRAVLVAAAFVAIVAVASGAAAQIGNRGGPVADRPQPDSPATSVPAWSPAAADPDVGVSVTPPAAGAGSAPATAPSTVAVARTEPAPKPTTAGPPTPTRTTAPAPTPAPVRTTAAAPVSPPVTGRTNATGRNLALGAAVSASSSEGANWAPRFALDGDRSTRWASTWQDPQWIRVDLGENWIVTEVRLAWESAYATAYRVEVSRDGVNWTRVFATSSGTGGTVVVDVPSVVARHVRVYGTSRSGGYGYSLYEFEVR, encoded by the coding sequence ATGAATCGACCCGTGACCTCAGGTTCGGCGACGCTTCGCTGGCTCTCCGACACCGTCGCCATCGTCGGCGCGCCCGACGATGGGGCGATCGCGGAGATGGCCCGCTCGATACCCACCGTTGCCGGCGTCGTGACGGTGGTGGGGCACCTCGGCAGGCCGCAAGCCTGGCAGGCGGTCGCCGAGGCGCTTCCGATCGCGGTTCCACCCCGTACCTCGGCACTGTTGGCGGTGGCCGGAGCGGGCGCGCCGGACGACACTGGCCGGGTGCCGGCGGCCGTGCTCGCCGAGCAACTCGGATCCGATGTGTTGGCCCCGGCCGGTCGGCTGCTGCTGGTTCCCGGTGCCGCGCTGTTCGCCGTCGACGGCTTCCGACGGTTCGCGCCGGCGGCGGAACCGGTCGCGGCGGGTCTGCGTCACCCGACACCGGGTTGGGCGGCCGACATCGACGCCTTGCCGGCCGGCGGCGACCCCGGCCTGGTCCGGGTCGCGATCCCGGCGGGGGTATGGGTTCATCCGCACGTGCCGGATCTGGCCGCGCCGGGACTGGACGACCTCGCGTACGCCATTCCGGTCGACGTGGATCGTCCCGTCCTGCTGGTCGGCCGGCCAGGTTGCCCGCCGCCGGAGGTGGACGAGGTGCTGGCGGTCGTCGACGCGCTGCCGGCCCGGCTACGTACCCGGCTGATCGTCGTGCCCTACGGCTCCGGCGCGCAGGTGTGTCGGGAGTTGACGCAGACGCTGAGCGACCGATGGCGCTGCACCGTGACGATGTCCACCGGTCTACCGACACTGGACGCCGGTGACCGACCCATCTCGCTTGCGGTCGAGACGGATCCGTCCCGCTGCTGGCCGCAGCCGGTCCGCCAACTGGCCTTCCCGCCGTCCGGCGTACCGCGTCCGGTGGGGCCGGTCGACGCGTTGGCCAGTCTGGCGCCGGCCGGTTCGGCACCGGCCGAGGTCGCCACCTACCGGTTGAACGAGCGCTGGGTCGTCGAGGCCGTCCAGTGCGGGCTGTGGGTTCGTCCACCGTTCGTCGGGCGACACGGTCCGGCGGTACGGGCCCGCGCGTGGCAGCCGGGGCGGCTGGAGATAGTGGTCGGAGTGCCCGGGGTGTCGCCGAGCGACGACGTCCGGCCGGTGCTGCACGAACTGCTGGCCAGACTGCCCGCCGCGGCCCGCCAGCGGGTCGTCGTCACCCCACCGGAGGTGGCGGTCGAGCTGGGGCTCGGTCCACGGCCGGGTCACGACACACCCGACATCGCGCTCGTCGACGACGGATCGCCCGACTGGTGGCGGACCGATCCGAGGCTGTTCACGGTGCTGGTCGGTGCCGCGGACGGCGACCGGATGGTGACCCAGGCCGGCGAGGTGGGGCCGAGTGAGCTGGGCGAACTGGTCGCCGCGCACGGCGAGCGGGGCGGCCGGCCGATCCTGTTGATTTCGGCGGATCCGGTGCCGCGCGAGTTCTGCCAGCGGCTGGCCGACCAGGTTCAGGCTGTCGTGATCAGCGGCGGGCCGTCCGACGACGGCTGGTTGGCGGTCCCGCCCCGCCGGACCGGCCGGGACGAGTCGGGCCCGATCCGCGTACCAGGCCCGTTTCCGTTCCTCGACCATGACCTGGCGGCGATCGCCGAGGACCCGGTGCCGGTCCTGGCCAACCCGAGCCAGCCGGCGGGTGGCGGCGCGCGCGCGACGCTGGACCTGCGGATCAAACAGGGTACGGACGGTGCCGCCCGGGAGCAGGACGACGCGGGGCCGCCTGCTGCGGCGGTTACGCCGAGCCCACTGCTCGTGGTTGGTCGTGGACCCGATGCCGAGCGTCCGTTCCGGCTGTTCGGCATCCCGGCCGGCGTGTGGTTCGTGGCCACGGCGGTCGCCACCCAGCGGCCGGAGTGGACCCATCGTGACTGTCTGATCCGGTTGGACGTCGAGGAGATCGATCAGGCGAACCTCCAGCTGCTCGCCAACTATCTCGGTGCCGAGTTGACGGTGCCCGCTGACCGGCTCCGTGACCATCCGACGGGTGGGGAGGGGTCGGAGCGGTGGCAGGTCCACCCTCGCCGGCCGGAGTCGGTCGCCGGCGATCCGGGTAGGGCGCAAGCCGAGCTGCGGCGTACCGGGCAGCTGGACCTCACGGCCGGCATAGCGCGGGCCATCGCCTTGCGGGGGCTGCCGGGCATCGCCGTGCCGGCGGACCTGCCGGAGCAGGCCACCGCCGAGTTGCCGGATGGCGCTGCCACCCCCGATGCCGACGATGTCCCGGCGGAGCCAGACCTTCCGGCGAAACCGCACGGCATCGAGCCGTCGACCGGATCTGCGGGCCTCGACGCCGACGCGGCTGATCGCCCGGACGGCGATGCGGTCGATCGCCTCGACGATGACGCGGCTGATCGCCTCGACGACGATGCGGCTGATCGCCCGGACGGCGGATCGCCGTTGGCGCAACAGGCGGCGCCGGCTCTCTTCTGGCGGCTGCCCGATCCACCGGCGGATGCTGTCCGGCCGGCGGAGGTTTTCCGGCCGGCGACAGCTCTCCCGCCGGCGGCCGTCACCGAGCCGCTCACCGAGGTGAACCCGACCTGGGGCCCAACGCTGCAGCTGCCGGTCGCCGATCCACCGCCGGTCGACACCATGACGCCGTCGCTGTCCGAACCGATGGTGCGGTCGCAATCTGAACCGATGGTGCGGTCGCAATCTGAACCGATGGTGCGGTCGCAATCTGAACCGATGGTGCGGTCGCGCTCCGAACCGATGATGCCGACGGTGCCCACTGTGCCGATCCGGTTGCCGACGCCGGACGCCCCGTCGAAGGTGGTGCCGTCCCGGCGGAATCTGCGGGCAGTCCTCGTGGCAGCGGCGTTCGTCGCGATCGTGGCGGTGGCCAGTGGCGCTGCCGCACAGATCGGCAACCGTGGTGGTCCGGTGGCCGACCGGCCGCAGCCGGACTCACCGGCCACCTCGGTCCCGGCGTGGTCGCCGGCGGCGGCGGACCCCGACGTCGGCGTTTCGGTGACCCCACCGGCTGCCGGGGCCGGATCAGCCCCGGCGACCGCCCCGTCGACAGTTGCCGTCGCCCGGACAGAGCCGGCACCCAAGCCGACGACCGCCGGCCCGCCGACGCCCACCCGGACGACCGCCCCGGCCCCGACCCCGGCCCCGGTGCGGACGACCGCCGCCGCGCCGGTGTCGCCGCCGGTCACTGGGCGGACGAACGCCACCGGCCGCAACCTGGCACTCGGCGCGGCCGTGAGTGCGTCCAGTTCGGAGGGTGCGAACTGGGCGCCGAGGTTCGCCCTCGATGGTGACCGGAGCACCCGGTGGGCAAGTACCTGGCAGGACCCGCAGTGGATCCGGGTCGATCTCGGCGAGAACTGGATCGTCACTGAGGTGCGGCTCGCCTGGGAGTCCGCCTACGCGACCGCCTACCGGGTGGAGGTGTCGCGTGACGGCGTGAACTGGACGAGGGTGTTCGCCACCAGCAGCGGCACCGGCGGCACCGTGGTGGTCGATGTACCGTCGGTGGTCGCCCGTCATGTGCGCGTGTACGGCACGTCCCGGTCGGGCGGCTACGGCTATTCGTTGTACGAGTTCGAGGTGCGTTGA
- a CDS encoding zf-HC2 domain-containing protein, whose product MGDATCRDPEMLALLGFYVVDKLEAAERVTLERHLSECASCRAERDEIDPVVPALRLLGEAEIQDLVTEFGTPTPAAAPTPDATSAPVVPSTLTRSGADRPLRRAAGPGAPPSTPPGPGRGRPKRHRRLAVGLLAMVAAVGVVTTVLVQRSDPTVPAPVGIAASGDTAEAVAMSVEVAGQTARATLTGLREGVRYELYAVTGDGQTLRLAEWTGAAGSQDVVGDLSVPAGEVAFFSVRQADGAVVVTVGVSPTTAATSVR is encoded by the coding sequence GTGGGCGACGCGACCTGCCGCGACCCGGAGATGCTTGCACTGCTCGGATTTTACGTGGTCGACAAGCTTGAGGCCGCTGAACGCGTCACGCTGGAGCGGCACCTGTCCGAGTGCGCGTCGTGCCGGGCGGAGCGCGACGAGATCGACCCGGTGGTGCCGGCGTTGCGACTGCTGGGCGAGGCCGAGATCCAGGACCTCGTCACGGAGTTCGGCACCCCGACTCCGGCTGCTGCTCCGACTCCGGACGCGACCTCAGCTCCGGTCGTGCCTTCGACCCTGACCCGATCGGGCGCCGACCGGCCGCTGCGGCGGGCCGCCGGGCCCGGTGCCCCGCCCAGTACCCCGCCGGGGCCGGGCCGAGGCCGGCCGAAGCGCCACCGGCGACTCGCGGTCGGCCTGCTCGCGATGGTGGCGGCCGTCGGGGTCGTCACCACTGTCCTCGTCCAACGCTCGGACCCGACCGTACCGGCGCCGGTGGGCATCGCGGCCAGCGGCGACACCGCCGAGGCCGTCGCCATGTCCGTCGAGGTCGCCGGGCAGACGGCGCGGGCCACCCTGACCGGCCTGCGCGAGGGCGTGCGGTACGAGTTGTACGCGGTGACCGGGGACGGCCAGACGTTGCGGTTGGCCGAGTGGACCGGCGCTGCGGGTTCGCAGGATGTGGTGGGGGACCTGTCCGTACCGGCTGGTGAGGTCGCCTTCTTCAGTGTGCGTCAGGCGGACGGGGCGGTCGTGGTCACGGTGGGGGTCTCTCCGACGACGGCGGCGACCTCGGTGCGCTGA
- a CDS encoding zf-HC2 domain-containing protein: MIGEPCGEPATQSLLGAFVLGRLDPAEVESTRTHLTECLSCRESLASLRTVAVALRLLQPADLADLADLDRAADADADADADPHGPAAAALGGTPRPAPVAPRRCRFDLLLAARDQRRPRPLPSARRG; encoded by the coding sequence ATGATCGGCGAGCCGTGCGGTGAGCCGGCAACGCAGAGTCTGCTCGGCGCGTTCGTACTCGGGCGGCTCGACCCGGCCGAGGTCGAGTCGACCCGTACCCACCTGACCGAGTGTCTGTCCTGTCGCGAGTCGCTGGCCAGCTTGCGTACGGTCGCTGTCGCCCTGAGGTTGCTCCAACCGGCGGACCTGGCCGACCTCGCCGACCTGGACCGGGCCGCCGACGCCGACGCCGACGCCGACGCCGACCCGCACGGACCGGCGGCGGCGGCCCTCGGCGGCACGCCCCGACCGGCGCCGGTCGCGCCGAGGCGCTGCCGGTTCGATCTGCTCCTGGCCGCCCGCGATCAGCGCCGCCCGCGCCCGTTGCCGTCGGCCCGGCGGGGATAG